From Bicyclus anynana chromosome 7, ilBicAnyn1.1, whole genome shotgun sequence, the proteins below share one genomic window:
- the LOC112047200 gene encoding protein FAM13A-like isoform X2: MVLSRLLLEQQGYGHDSECSSQRRVVISGLGWRAQCCERSEAEKEREDMAAPECEREARKRRERRDSGCAHERKERRPHSEERPPPPPPPPPLHDYNRLESERRAERLSRARRPQHGVKRRRATARVPRQPKENDCSVHADDIRSGTPPHFEYVVQQKPEICEETETSPLDGSARHEEAERARRGERNEPQRRAQPSPDRRLDKIIKKINTLKKSITKYETEFESQNGHPVTPGDRMTDAQLIRMYEALRRLQAEKRCIKADPVEYALKVQAAKVQKERDDKLDAALKSDKPMTDVVKDIEEWVDGCRAATGRASVPESSWSPAQLAAEKSCVQRALLRLEAARGRPPAHSAERGAARHLYERYRLVKRALATFRSDVLIGGTNGELATIHEHEAMLFNSSVDSSSDSQEKPSDSSQETIETPLQSPPTREVLEEMPSSTSSAKSATTSEEVTPSNEGLHCMGLEDLTRALSEAKTLKCVLRRSIKEYEVNFELLNSRKAQRDDKLGREEEYKKYKTVKAKIKLINALINKQKSAT; this comes from the exons ATGGTTCTATCGAGACTCCTGCTGGAGCAGCAG GGTTACGGGCACGATTCCGAGTGCTCGAGCCAGCGTCGGGTTGTAATATCTGGACTCGGGTGGCGTGCGCAGTGCTGCGAGCGGAGCGAGGCCGAGAAAGAGAGGGAAGATATGGCGGCGCCCGAGTGCGAGCGGGAGGCGCGCAAGCGACGCGAGCGCAGGGACTCTGGCTGCGCGCACGAGCGAAAGGAGCGCAGGCCGCATAGCGAGGAGCGCCCGCCTCCGCCACCGCCTCCGCCTCCGCTACACGACTATAACCGCCTTGAG TCGGAACGCCGTGCGGAGCGGTTGTCCCGCGCACGCCGGCCGCAACACGGCGTCAAGCGGCGCCGCGCCACGGCGCGCGTGCCCCGCCAGCCCAAGGAGAACGACTGCAGCGTACACGCCGATGACATTCGCAGCGGCACTCCGCCACACTTCGAATATGTTGTGCAGCAGAAACCAGAGA TATGCGAGGAGACGGAGACCTCGCCCCTGGACGGCAGCGCTCGTCACGAGGAAGCCGAGCGAGCGCGCCGCGGCGAACGCAACGAGCCGCAGCGCCGCGCCCAACCGAGCCCTGACCGGCGCCTCGACAAGATCATCAAGAAg aTCAACACTCTAAAGAAAAGCATCACCAAGTATGAAACCGAGTTCGAGTCCCAAAACGGTCATCCAGTGACCCCCGGCGACCGCATGACAGACGCGCAACTAATTCGCATGTACGAAGCGCTCAGGCGGTTGCAGGCCGAAAAGCGCTGCATCAAAGCGGACCCCGTGGAGTATGCGCTAAAAGTTCAAGCGGCCAAGGTGCAGAAGGAGAGAGACGACAAGTTGGATGCAGCGCTGAAAAGTGATAAGCCCATGACTGATGTCGTGAAGGATATTGAGGAA TGGGTGGACGGGTGTCGCGCGGCGACGGGTCGCGCGAGCGTGCCCGAGAGCAGCTGGTCGCCGGCGCAGCTCGCGGCGGAGAAGTCGTGCGTGCAGCGCGCGCTGCTGCGGCTGGAGGCGGCGCGCGGCCGGCCCCCCGCGCACTCGGCGGAGCGCGGCGCGGCCCGCCATCTGTACGAGCGGTACCGACTCGTCAAACGGGCTCTGGCGACCTTCAGATCTGATGTT CTGATTGGCGGAACAAACGGCGAGCTGGCGACCATACACGAGCACGAAGCCATGCTGTTCAACAGCAGCGTGGACAGCTCCAGCGACTCGCAGGAGAAGCCTTCTGACTCTTCGCAG gaaaCCATAGAAACTCCCCTCCAGTCGCCTCCAACGCGCGAGGTTTTGGAGGAGATGCCGTCATCCACTTCGTCTGCGAAGTCGGCCACTACCAGCGAAGAAGTCACGCCTTCCAACGAGGGCCTGCACTGTATGGGGCTGGAGGACCTCACTCGAGCACTCTCAGAGGCCAAAACGCTTAAATGT GTACTTCGGCGCAGTATCAAAGAGTACGAGGTGAACTTCGAGCTACTCAACAGCAGGAAGGCTCAGCGCGACGACAAGCTGGGCCGAGAGGAGGAGTACAAGAAATACAAAACCGTTAAAGCAAAAATTAAACTCATCAACGCCTTGATCAATAAACAGAAGTCAGCCACTTGA
- the LOC112047200 gene encoding protein FAM13A-like isoform X3 produces the protein MVLSRLLLEQQCCERSEAEKEREDMAAPECEREARKRRERRDSGCAHERKERRPHSEERPPPPPPPPPLHDYNRLESERRAERLSRARRPQHGVKRRRATARVPRQPKENDCSVHADDIRSGTPPHFEYVVQQKPEICEETETSPLDGSARHEEAERARRGERNEPQRRAQPSPDRRLDKIIKKINTLKKSITKYETEFESQNGHPVTPGDRMTDAQLIRMYEALRRLQAEKRCIKADPVEYALKVQAAKVQKERDDKLDAALKSDKPMTDVVKDIEEVRIMKEFCSELWVDGCRAATGRASVPESSWSPAQLAAEKSCVQRALLRLEAARGRPPAHSAERGAARHLYERYRLVKRALATFRSDVLIGGTNGELATIHEHEAMLFNSSVDSSSDSQEKPSDSSQETIETPLQSPPTREVLEEMPSSTSSAKSATTSEEVTPSNEGLHCMGLEDLTRALSEAKTLKCVLRRSIKEYEVNFELLNSRKAQRDDKLGREEEYKKYKTVKAKIKLINALINKQKSAT, from the exons ATGGTTCTATCGAGACTCCTGCTGGAGCAGCAG TGCTGCGAGCGGAGCGAGGCCGAGAAAGAGAGGGAAGATATGGCGGCGCCCGAGTGCGAGCGGGAGGCGCGCAAGCGACGCGAGCGCAGGGACTCTGGCTGCGCGCACGAGCGAAAGGAGCGCAGGCCGCATAGCGAGGAGCGCCCGCCTCCGCCACCGCCTCCGCCTCCGCTACACGACTATAACCGCCTTGAG TCGGAACGCCGTGCGGAGCGGTTGTCCCGCGCACGCCGGCCGCAACACGGCGTCAAGCGGCGCCGCGCCACGGCGCGCGTGCCCCGCCAGCCCAAGGAGAACGACTGCAGCGTACACGCCGATGACATTCGCAGCGGCACTCCGCCACACTTCGAATATGTTGTGCAGCAGAAACCAGAGA TATGCGAGGAGACGGAGACCTCGCCCCTGGACGGCAGCGCTCGTCACGAGGAAGCCGAGCGAGCGCGCCGCGGCGAACGCAACGAGCCGCAGCGCCGCGCCCAACCGAGCCCTGACCGGCGCCTCGACAAGATCATCAAGAAg aTCAACACTCTAAAGAAAAGCATCACCAAGTATGAAACCGAGTTCGAGTCCCAAAACGGTCATCCAGTGACCCCCGGCGACCGCATGACAGACGCGCAACTAATTCGCATGTACGAAGCGCTCAGGCGGTTGCAGGCCGAAAAGCGCTGCATCAAAGCGGACCCCGTGGAGTATGCGCTAAAAGTTCAAGCGGCCAAGGTGCAGAAGGAGAGAGACGACAAGTTGGATGCAGCGCTGAAAAGTGATAAGCCCATGACTGATGTCGTGAAGGATATTGAGGAAGTTCGTATTATGAAAGAATTTTGTAGTGAATTG TGGGTGGACGGGTGTCGCGCGGCGACGGGTCGCGCGAGCGTGCCCGAGAGCAGCTGGTCGCCGGCGCAGCTCGCGGCGGAGAAGTCGTGCGTGCAGCGCGCGCTGCTGCGGCTGGAGGCGGCGCGCGGCCGGCCCCCCGCGCACTCGGCGGAGCGCGGCGCGGCCCGCCATCTGTACGAGCGGTACCGACTCGTCAAACGGGCTCTGGCGACCTTCAGATCTGATGTT CTGATTGGCGGAACAAACGGCGAGCTGGCGACCATACACGAGCACGAAGCCATGCTGTTCAACAGCAGCGTGGACAGCTCCAGCGACTCGCAGGAGAAGCCTTCTGACTCTTCGCAG gaaaCCATAGAAACTCCCCTCCAGTCGCCTCCAACGCGCGAGGTTTTGGAGGAGATGCCGTCATCCACTTCGTCTGCGAAGTCGGCCACTACCAGCGAAGAAGTCACGCCTTCCAACGAGGGCCTGCACTGTATGGGGCTGGAGGACCTCACTCGAGCACTCTCAGAGGCCAAAACGCTTAAATGT GTACTTCGGCGCAGTATCAAAGAGTACGAGGTGAACTTCGAGCTACTCAACAGCAGGAAGGCTCAGCGCGACGACAAGCTGGGCCGAGAGGAGGAGTACAAGAAATACAAAACCGTTAAAGCAAAAATTAAACTCATCAACGCCTTGATCAATAAACAGAAGTCAGCCACTTGA
- the LOC112047200 gene encoding protein FAM13A-like isoform X1, with protein sequence MVLSRLLLEQQGYGHDSECSSQRRVVISGLGWRAQCCERSEAEKEREDMAAPECEREARKRRERRDSGCAHERKERRPHSEERPPPPPPPPPLHDYNRLESERRAERLSRARRPQHGVKRRRATARVPRQPKENDCSVHADDIRSGTPPHFEYVVQQKPEICEETETSPLDGSARHEEAERARRGERNEPQRRAQPSPDRRLDKIIKKINTLKKSITKYETEFESQNGHPVTPGDRMTDAQLIRMYEALRRLQAEKRCIKADPVEYALKVQAAKVQKERDDKLDAALKSDKPMTDVVKDIEEVRIMKEFCSELWVDGCRAATGRASVPESSWSPAQLAAEKSCVQRALLRLEAARGRPPAHSAERGAARHLYERYRLVKRALATFRSDVLIGGTNGELATIHEHEAMLFNSSVDSSSDSQEKPSDSSQETIETPLQSPPTREVLEEMPSSTSSAKSATTSEEVTPSNEGLHCMGLEDLTRALSEAKTLKCVLRRSIKEYEVNFELLNSRKAQRDDKLGREEEYKKYKTVKAKIKLINALINKQKSAT encoded by the exons ATGGTTCTATCGAGACTCCTGCTGGAGCAGCAG GGTTACGGGCACGATTCCGAGTGCTCGAGCCAGCGTCGGGTTGTAATATCTGGACTCGGGTGGCGTGCGCAGTGCTGCGAGCGGAGCGAGGCCGAGAAAGAGAGGGAAGATATGGCGGCGCCCGAGTGCGAGCGGGAGGCGCGCAAGCGACGCGAGCGCAGGGACTCTGGCTGCGCGCACGAGCGAAAGGAGCGCAGGCCGCATAGCGAGGAGCGCCCGCCTCCGCCACCGCCTCCGCCTCCGCTACACGACTATAACCGCCTTGAG TCGGAACGCCGTGCGGAGCGGTTGTCCCGCGCACGCCGGCCGCAACACGGCGTCAAGCGGCGCCGCGCCACGGCGCGCGTGCCCCGCCAGCCCAAGGAGAACGACTGCAGCGTACACGCCGATGACATTCGCAGCGGCACTCCGCCACACTTCGAATATGTTGTGCAGCAGAAACCAGAGA TATGCGAGGAGACGGAGACCTCGCCCCTGGACGGCAGCGCTCGTCACGAGGAAGCCGAGCGAGCGCGCCGCGGCGAACGCAACGAGCCGCAGCGCCGCGCCCAACCGAGCCCTGACCGGCGCCTCGACAAGATCATCAAGAAg aTCAACACTCTAAAGAAAAGCATCACCAAGTATGAAACCGAGTTCGAGTCCCAAAACGGTCATCCAGTGACCCCCGGCGACCGCATGACAGACGCGCAACTAATTCGCATGTACGAAGCGCTCAGGCGGTTGCAGGCCGAAAAGCGCTGCATCAAAGCGGACCCCGTGGAGTATGCGCTAAAAGTTCAAGCGGCCAAGGTGCAGAAGGAGAGAGACGACAAGTTGGATGCAGCGCTGAAAAGTGATAAGCCCATGACTGATGTCGTGAAGGATATTGAGGAAGTTCGTATTATGAAAGAATTTTGTAGTGAATTG TGGGTGGACGGGTGTCGCGCGGCGACGGGTCGCGCGAGCGTGCCCGAGAGCAGCTGGTCGCCGGCGCAGCTCGCGGCGGAGAAGTCGTGCGTGCAGCGCGCGCTGCTGCGGCTGGAGGCGGCGCGCGGCCGGCCCCCCGCGCACTCGGCGGAGCGCGGCGCGGCCCGCCATCTGTACGAGCGGTACCGACTCGTCAAACGGGCTCTGGCGACCTTCAGATCTGATGTT CTGATTGGCGGAACAAACGGCGAGCTGGCGACCATACACGAGCACGAAGCCATGCTGTTCAACAGCAGCGTGGACAGCTCCAGCGACTCGCAGGAGAAGCCTTCTGACTCTTCGCAG gaaaCCATAGAAACTCCCCTCCAGTCGCCTCCAACGCGCGAGGTTTTGGAGGAGATGCCGTCATCCACTTCGTCTGCGAAGTCGGCCACTACCAGCGAAGAAGTCACGCCTTCCAACGAGGGCCTGCACTGTATGGGGCTGGAGGACCTCACTCGAGCACTCTCAGAGGCCAAAACGCTTAAATGT GTACTTCGGCGCAGTATCAAAGAGTACGAGGTGAACTTCGAGCTACTCAACAGCAGGAAGGCTCAGCGCGACGACAAGCTGGGCCGAGAGGAGGAGTACAAGAAATACAAAACCGTTAAAGCAAAAATTAAACTCATCAACGCCTTGATCAATAAACAGAAGTCAGCCACTTGA
- the LOC112047200 gene encoding protein FAM13A-like isoform X4: MAAPECEREARKRRERRDSGCAHERKERRPHSEERPPPPPPPPPLHDYNRLESERRAERLSRARRPQHGVKRRRATARVPRQPKENDCSVHADDIRSGTPPHFEYVVQQKPEICEETETSPLDGSARHEEAERARRGERNEPQRRAQPSPDRRLDKIIKKINTLKKSITKYETEFESQNGHPVTPGDRMTDAQLIRMYEALRRLQAEKRCIKADPVEYALKVQAAKVQKERDDKLDAALKSDKPMTDVVKDIEEVRIMKEFCSELWVDGCRAATGRASVPESSWSPAQLAAEKSCVQRALLRLEAARGRPPAHSAERGAARHLYERYRLVKRALATFRSDVLIGGTNGELATIHEHEAMLFNSSVDSSSDSQEKPSDSSQETIETPLQSPPTREVLEEMPSSTSSAKSATTSEEVTPSNEGLHCMGLEDLTRALSEAKTLKCVLRRSIKEYEVNFELLNSRKAQRDDKLGREEEYKKYKTVKAKIKLINALINKQKSAT, encoded by the exons ATGGCGGCGCCCGAGTGCGAGCGGGAGGCGCGCAAGCGACGCGAGCGCAGGGACTCTGGCTGCGCGCACGAGCGAAAGGAGCGCAGGCCGCATAGCGAGGAGCGCCCGCCTCCGCCACCGCCTCCGCCTCCGCTACACGACTATAACCGCCTTGAG TCGGAACGCCGTGCGGAGCGGTTGTCCCGCGCACGCCGGCCGCAACACGGCGTCAAGCGGCGCCGCGCCACGGCGCGCGTGCCCCGCCAGCCCAAGGAGAACGACTGCAGCGTACACGCCGATGACATTCGCAGCGGCACTCCGCCACACTTCGAATATGTTGTGCAGCAGAAACCAGAGA TATGCGAGGAGACGGAGACCTCGCCCCTGGACGGCAGCGCTCGTCACGAGGAAGCCGAGCGAGCGCGCCGCGGCGAACGCAACGAGCCGCAGCGCCGCGCCCAACCGAGCCCTGACCGGCGCCTCGACAAGATCATCAAGAAg aTCAACACTCTAAAGAAAAGCATCACCAAGTATGAAACCGAGTTCGAGTCCCAAAACGGTCATCCAGTGACCCCCGGCGACCGCATGACAGACGCGCAACTAATTCGCATGTACGAAGCGCTCAGGCGGTTGCAGGCCGAAAAGCGCTGCATCAAAGCGGACCCCGTGGAGTATGCGCTAAAAGTTCAAGCGGCCAAGGTGCAGAAGGAGAGAGACGACAAGTTGGATGCAGCGCTGAAAAGTGATAAGCCCATGACTGATGTCGTGAAGGATATTGAGGAAGTTCGTATTATGAAAGAATTTTGTAGTGAATTG TGGGTGGACGGGTGTCGCGCGGCGACGGGTCGCGCGAGCGTGCCCGAGAGCAGCTGGTCGCCGGCGCAGCTCGCGGCGGAGAAGTCGTGCGTGCAGCGCGCGCTGCTGCGGCTGGAGGCGGCGCGCGGCCGGCCCCCCGCGCACTCGGCGGAGCGCGGCGCGGCCCGCCATCTGTACGAGCGGTACCGACTCGTCAAACGGGCTCTGGCGACCTTCAGATCTGATGTT CTGATTGGCGGAACAAACGGCGAGCTGGCGACCATACACGAGCACGAAGCCATGCTGTTCAACAGCAGCGTGGACAGCTCCAGCGACTCGCAGGAGAAGCCTTCTGACTCTTCGCAG gaaaCCATAGAAACTCCCCTCCAGTCGCCTCCAACGCGCGAGGTTTTGGAGGAGATGCCGTCATCCACTTCGTCTGCGAAGTCGGCCACTACCAGCGAAGAAGTCACGCCTTCCAACGAGGGCCTGCACTGTATGGGGCTGGAGGACCTCACTCGAGCACTCTCAGAGGCCAAAACGCTTAAATGT GTACTTCGGCGCAGTATCAAAGAGTACGAGGTGAACTTCGAGCTACTCAACAGCAGGAAGGCTCAGCGCGACGACAAGCTGGGCCGAGAGGAGGAGTACAAGAAATACAAAACCGTTAAAGCAAAAATTAAACTCATCAACGCCTTGATCAATAAACAGAAGTCAGCCACTTGA